From the Hoplias malabaricus isolate fHopMal1 chromosome 6, fHopMal1.hap1, whole genome shotgun sequence genome, the window AGTTAGGAACATTGATCCTCTGGAGTTACTACTAACACATATAATCTAGAAAACTTATTTTAAGAACCAGCGTCTCATTCCAATGCTGCTACGCCtgcaaatatatttctataaaatgtctgtaggtaagatttgggttttgtGCTCCCGGAGCTCCCCCTAGTGTTATTCATATTCATAGCATGGTACTAAAATCAATGTGGAGTGGGAGAGataggggtggtttcctaccctcctccaaaagtttcatagtgcagtttctgtagtgctgagtccagaatagcaacaacagaggcacTTTCCTCCCTATTACAGGACAATGGTATATCATAATTATTtctagctgtaattttaaggtttggcagcacggtggcacagcagatattgttgcagtcacacagctccagggacctggaggttgtgggtttgagtcctgctccaggtgactgtctttgaggagtttgatgtgttctccctgtgtctgcgtgggtttcctctgggtactctgtttttctcccatggtccaaaaaacacacgttgatacgtggattggcgactcaaaagtgtaggtgtgaatgtgtgagtgtgtgtgccaccctgtgaaggactggtgccctctccattgtgtgttcctgccttgcgcccagtgattccgggtaggctccgtacccaccacgaccatgaattggataactggtttcagacaatgaattaatgaatttcaAGGTTAGAAATATTATGCAGGAATACAGGGGCTAATACCTATCTACTGCAACTGTTGCATACAGTGAGTTAGCTGAGCAatattgttttgcttttttcacTGTAATAGCCAAAAGATGCATGTAAAACTTCTTTGAAGTTGTAGCAACTGCCAAATGGCTACTGTGCTTTGTGTATTCTTTTTTGTGTATAAGTTTTGAGATATACATCTTTATCAATATTGTTAATTCCATAAACacaaaatgacttttaaaaaatgacttttAGCTCAGGATACAATTAGTAGAACAATTGGGGGGAAATagatgttttcatttatttaaaaaaaggggaaattaatttgtaattttGTAAATTGGCAGGTGTTTATGTCTCATAAGGAGATGGTTTTAGGATCAGAATCTACCACATCAAATGAGCTAATGCTAGTACTAACAAGAGAAATCGTTAGCTGCTGAGGGGCGATATCTCTTACACATCGTATTTAAAACCACTGCCCATTTGTTCAAACAGTATATGAAAAATTCACATTAGGGTGGGTGGTGCAAAcaggggtcctggggttgtggcaTCAAGCTCTGCCTCGGGTGACTAGTATGctctccccttctctttctgccaggtttcctctggtttctcCTTCAGTCAAAAATGCACATTGTtaggtgattctgggtagactctggatgcaccgcaaccctgaactggatgagcagttacagacaatgtataaAACTTCTACATTTATTGTGGCCTTTTATAACAGGTCCCTAACCTGTGATGCAAGTTTactgtaaaagaaaataacaaaggaATCAAACCATGATAAGGAATAAATCAGTATAACAAGgccagaaaatatagaaaataacaAAGGAATCAAACCATGATAAGGAATAAATCAGTATAACAAGGCCAGAAaatatagataaataaatagacaGAAGCAGACAGAGGAACTGGTAAAGACAAAAAGACACTGACTAAGCCAAGAAACTGAGAAAAGGACACTCAGGATACTCAGATAAACCTAAATAATAACACTCAGTCTAGGACAGTAGATCAGACGAAGGAACTATCAAAGGAGCAaagacaaaactaaacacagacgAAACATCTTCTCCCAGTGCAGCTGGAGCTGCCCCGACTGTGAATCATAAATATGAATCTTGTTCAATATTTTTCACTTagaatcctgtagtgtgggtTGGATGCAAACACTTGGGTGTGAAATGTCACGTTAATGTCAGGCATTAAAGACCGAAAAACCAATGAGACTCGAGCTGGGTTTATTTCACTGCCagctgtttgtttacatttgggCTGTGTCTGAAGTGATCGGAATGCTGTCTACTGAGACAGTATTCTGAAGGAAGGGAGGAAGGCACAGAGTCATGtctgtatttaatttttgtttaaaatgttgcaTAGAAATAATTGGAGGAATGTTCGGCTGATGATGTCACATTTAGTAGGAAATTTAAGGTGGACGGAGACATAATAGGACCAgtcaatttaatgtggaattcaTTTTAAGCTGCTAGACCAAGTTTAACAGCAGTCTTTTAAATGtggttatttatttgaaatggaAGTTTAATAAAAAGACAGttcatttaatgtggattttttaAGGCGGCCATCAAAATATATTGGCAGTCTTTTTAAGGATTTAAGGTTTAgtttgaagtggtcatttatttaagttGGAACTCTAAAACAAATGgtcattttaaaattcattttaaaaatgtttggaaCTTTTAAAAAGTGGagcttaaaatatattggcagTCTTTTtaaggttatatatatatatgctattTTGAAGGTTGTATTCAATTGAATGTTCTTTATTATTTGTCTATTGGCACTTTTCCAGTGCATATAACTTACACTCTACTCAACTccgcacggctcttttgcttttccactggacatatctggtacctggtccctggaaccaggtaggttttcagtcccagcacTCTTGGGGTTCCAACCatgctgagtaggtactaaatgctgatgtgtaaaccctgcagagtgcactgattggccagagccatgacaatcaccatgaaatgcagagctcattcaaatccagcacaaactctctGCTTGTAAtatctcttaaattacagcagctttcacatgtattttttattggactcacagcggcagcttgtaactttacctcgaggtaTTTTGAAGaagtttatatgctccttgggctgGTGGCTGATGAAAACTTCCAGTGAAACCCAAAAGTGCAACAAATAAAACTAATCTGTGAGAACTGAGTGCGGAGCCGTATTcagtctaaaataaaaaaacaatacaggTTGAGCTCCTAACTTTTCCACTGTTGTGGTTTTTGAAAAACCAGTGATTCCTGTTAGTGACGGGGTTTTGCTACGTCACCAGGTCCATTTCGCGGGGGaaccctgccagtggaaaagcaacaagctttaagtgTGCCGAACTGAGCTGTGTAGAGTTGGGTCGATTAGAGCAGGGCCCATGCGGTGAAAAAGCGATATATGTTTGTGAGAACTTATTTTTTTGTTACACCCTACATGTACTTACTCTGCATTTCAAAGTGGAAGACAACACCAATGCATATTCCCTGCTATACCCATGTGAGCAGAGATGCACATTTCATCATTTGTCAGCTATATACATATAATGCCTCAATACATATAGGCTAAACAGTATAAAATATCTCCTAAGTATttggtgatgatgattattgtggtaaatcacatgtcctgaacctaatgagtacaaagcacctTGAAACTCAACTGCTAttgcctgtaatgaaagtagctgaccatgtccttccctttttcataatgtagtggagtaaacaataatatatttgactttgaaatgttgtggagttaaagtaaaatgtcacctaaaatggaaataattaagtaaaatacagatacacaaaaagtacttaagtacagtaataaattatatttactcCATTAATGTCCACCACTGGTTATTTTCAATGGGTATTAAGctgtttaattgtgtttaaaagcCCACAAAATCTCTTTTTTCTGACCTGTGCTGTGAATGTTAGTCAAATCAAGGAATGATTGACAGTTGTATCACCATGGCATCATAGCAGAGCACTAATGTGAAAATCTTGGGAAAAACTCAATGTTAGCCCGGGTTTGGATGCCCAAGGGCTGGGAGGTCTAGGCAACTATAGACTatgacatatacacacaaagtGTACACCACTGACATTGCACTGAAAACATGTGTTCTGCCCCAGTGAGCTTTTGCTGTCTGGCTTGAAAGAAATTCATTAGCGTTTTAATTATGTCTGGGTGCATGGGTTTTATTACTGAGGAGATTTGTAAAATTTATCATTACACCATCTCCCTGAGAAGCTATTCCAATCCTAAAAGGGCTTTAGAGGATGAATTCGCTGgaaagctgtgtgtgagtgaggtaAGTTTATTGataaatgatttgttttgtggCAGACCTGAATCCATGTAAGCAACCTTAGTCCAACAAAATTCAGCTTCAGTATAGGAACAGTATAGgaacactgcagaaaaaaataaattaaaagtctctcaaataataaaaagaaaagcctGGGTTGTTCTTTCTGTGCTATTTCTGAGCATCATTAAACATAAAGATTATGATTAGAATCATTAAAAAGAGTTGACAAAGCCTTTAAGCAAAGTGAACAAATTCTTTAATATTTATCTGaacacacaaatattttaacCACATGTTATCTGTAGAGAGTCCTGTTTAATCTGACTGACTAATCAAGCGTCAATTGTCTACAGCTAACGGGTCAGCTAACTGATCAACTGATATATTATgagatgtcattttaaaatgacttaGAGCCAAAGACTTACCTTGTGCTTCACAGAATGCACCTGTTGGCTATgtctttttattcattaatataaAGAAATGTACTATTattagtagaagtagtagttgTAATTATGAATTCTACTAGAACTATCATGTCATAAAAGAAAACAGAACTGTATTTTTTGAAGTGACacaatttaataaattatatgatgtacaaaattaatcaaataaaaaagtacaaaaGAGTACAGTACTCCGCTGCTCAACAACTGCTTCCATACAGTTTCATCTTGTTTCATAGTTGAAAACCATTTTAAGATGTCCCTTACATGTCCCTACATATGTGTTTCATGAGTGAAACACATATATGGAACTATAATATGtatgtacatttaaaatgaagaacCTGAAATTATTTAACATATTCAGCTATGCTGTAGGTAGCATTAACAAAGATCATACAATGGTCcaaaatttctctctctcagtatcaaAATGGTGGATGAAAAGTACACTTTcatctttcattgtctgtaaccacttatccagttcagggtcgcagtgggtccagagcctacccggaatcactgggcgcaaagcgggatcacaccctggagggggcgccagtccttcacagggtgacacattcactcacacactcacacctatgaacacttttgagttgccaatccacctacaaatgtgtgtttttggaccatgggaggaaacccacacggacatgagaagaacacaccaaatggtcacccggagcagaacccacaatctccaggtccaggtagtgactgcgacactacctgctgctcaaCCATGCTGCCCCACTTTCATCTTCAGCAACATCCAAGCATAAAATTACTGACATTAACAAAAGTCCTAACTAATTATTTGGCTCAGtgataataatacaaaaactttctttattaaagggaaataaatataaataaataaataaatattatcacTATATCTGTTGTGGCCATGCCTAATTGTACTTACAGTTAAATGTTAGAGGAATGTGCACTACGACTGTATGGATATTAAGGTGCAGGCTGTTTGCTACATTAAAAGATGCCTggaagtctgataccttattgcAAATATGTAATTGTAGCTAAAGTTATAAGGCAGGGAACCACCTCCAAAAGCACAGAAATGACCTGTCTGAATTGGAGGACAACCAGCTAAAATCTACAGTTTGCTAGGAATGTGCCTGGCTATTTAGATATTTTACCTCAGTTTGGCTCATTTTAGTgattaaaagtaaaaatgtgAAACTTCTACTTCATGCTCATGACTCAGACAGTCTCAGAAAGTCTAACTTTAAAACCAATTCATTTAGTCGAGTGTTtcacaattacatttttatcagATAAAATGTGCAGGAcatgcaacatttaaaaaatctgaGATTACTATCAACTtgttactcactcagtcagatGTGAAGGAGAGGGGAGCTTATATCATAGGAAGCCCTACTGTCTGTGCTACATTTCTGCTGTTTTGGTTTTCGTTATGCTATTTTAATTGGGCCTGCCAGAGCTACAACTTGCAGTTGAATCAAACTTATTTTGTCCAATCACCCAAAAACCAATATAAAAATGCCTAGAACTACCCATCCTATCAGAACTGCTGATGGAGAAAGACCCCTGCCTGCATGACCTCCAAGAAGTTTTGACCAGGTTAAAGTGCCCACAGACCACACTTACCCTCCACAAAACACCTCATGATTTGAGGGAATTATGCTCACTTTCTGCTGAGCCATCTGCATATATCAGAGTGTCTCGCCTTCAGGCTAACTGATGAAATCAGGCTTTAAATTTACCTAGCACTGCTAATTGTTTTTAACTCTCAGAGTTTCCATCACATATTCTGAGGGATATTTTCCTTGTCATTGTGGCCTCTGCAACTAAACAAGGGATTCTGTAAAGGTGTTTGTGAGGCCAGTTTTTAAAAAGGTATCTATAAGTAAAATTGAACTGAATTGAATTGATTTATATCTGGccaagtgtttgtttgtttagtgcaGCATGCcctctgtccaaaaaaaaaaatactcccTTGGGGGTCAAATAAAGGAACCTTTTGAACTTTGAATCAAAAATGAATAATTGTCAATGGGCCCCTTAAGAACTACTGCATATAACCAAGGTCAAGTGTAAAATTTGTTAACacagattaaaaacaaacaaacaaacaaaaacgtttacataaagtgcataatattcattcaccatatgtataaaaatacttcattttgtaaacataatgtccttcaataaatatttttaaatattaaatatataacttAAGACttaaatagaaaaatattaCCATTATAAATAGGAAATGCAATGGTCTAGTGGAGAGACACTTGATCAAAATTTTAAGGCATACAGAAATCATTTGATGTTTCTTGCTGTTTTAGATCCAGCAATCTCACATAGGAAAATAAGATATGTCGGTGACCTTTGGTAGCATTTGCTATTGCTTTGGGTTGTTTGCTTGGTGGATGAGAATTTGAAGAGCTCTGAGATACCAGTCACTGAACAGCTGTAGTCTTTTGTAGACCACAGCAGAGGTCTGGAACAAGTCCCAAGCAGTGGTAAGAGGAGGCAGGGTAAGAGTGCTGTTCTGGGGAGACAACTGTGGCATCTAAAACAAAGACAGTGGAAATGAAGAGAATATTTGTTTGCCCTAAGAAAGATAAATGACCTATATATGCTCTATgaacaaatgtgtttatattttttccaaGTGAGCTTGGCAAATATGGTTATAACATTGGGAAAATTAAAGTTAATGTCAAATTACAgcataaaatggacaatgatcTTTTGTAGGTATGTAATAGGGCAGATCAGATTTTTGTTTGAAATCAAGCTACATGGTTCAAATGTGTCACTTTAATTTCAAACATGCCTTTCAGAACAGAGTGATATTCAGCAGTGTACTTACTGTATACATTTTACATTGGACTCTCATCGTTATAAACAATAACCTAATTTTTCCTTACTAAAACTTGCCCTTATAAAGTACCCTACATTTGTCATTAGGTTAAATTAGATTGATAAATGTAAGCTTGTCCAACTATAGCTACAATAAAAAGAGTAACTATATAAAAGCTATATAGCTATATAAATAGATTGTGGATATGTCATTCACAAACAAGGCGTTATAAACACAGCCAATGTATTTTCTTAAAAACTAGTATACAGGAAATCAGAGCTGATATTTCCGAGTTTCCTGCTAAGACACAATCATTTATATTCCTATTTTTACCCTTGAAATTTTCTTTTAGGACATTGTTTACACTACATATGCTTTATAACTTTCCCATCCTTGTGCACTCTCAGGAAACCTCTTTTTTTTGGTGGTGATATTCTATCACTGTAGCAGTACCCTAAAGTGTATATGTtagtaatattaataaagaaacaaaattataccatatttaaatttatatatacatttataagatTTATTGATGTTAAACCCCCAGTATAATTTCACGTctccttttatttaattttatttaatgatattaatacaaatattatttaaatgagaaAGTCCTGTACCTTTTGGGGACATGACTGCTGCTTAAGATGATTTTTGCACTTTGGTTAACAAAAGTGTACATGTAAATTTTTTTCTGACAACTCACCTagttgcattaaaaaaaatcctgctCCCTGATTGTTATATATAGTTAATGTTGCTTTCCatcttaaataaaatattttcccaTTACCAACTATATCAAAGTCATTCTAATTTTTAACAGTCTACACCAGTTGAATATTAATATGATGATACTGTCTCTTTATTATATTAACTCTTACCATTCTCTGGACTAGATTGTTGATGACTTGGATGTGATTAGATATGACTTTGGTTTCTTGTGACTCCAGACCTGACTGGTTCTTCCAGTGCAGCAGCCAGTCTAAATGTAACTTGAATGAGTGGAGGCCTGAAGAGAGCTGTGATAGGGATGTGTTCACCTTtaaggggtaaaaaaaaaaaaaaaaaaaaagcaatatttaaaaaataattacatgcAATTAAGATTCACCATATGTGATACATTTTCAGTTTGCATATAATTAAGTGTATATTCTGGGGTGAAAATTCAATATAGTATTTACTTtagtattttttgttatttagatTTCTCTGTTATTTACTTTCTAGTGTAACTGAaatctttaaataaatttaa encodes:
- the il11b gene encoding interleukin-11 isoform X2, translated to MSRPTSVGPHKDNLMRLLQQMRRLLNLVQGVLSQLDSELPFDHNIPSLPTVHYRPQDLAAVQVNTSLSQLSSGLHSFKLHLDWLLHWKNQSGLESQETKVISNHIQVINNLVQRMMPQLSPQNSTLTLPPLTTAWDLFQTSAVVYKRLQLFSDWYLRALQILIHQANNPKQ
- the il11b gene encoding interleukin-11 isoform X1; the encoded protein is MKLLPESTSFLLFLLLLVDLPVLSMSRPTSVGPHKDNLMRLLQQMRRLLNLVQGVLSQLDSELPFDHNIPSLPTVHYRPQDLAAVQVNTSLSQLSSGLHSFKLHLDWLLHWKNQSGLESQETKVISNHIQVINNLVQRMMPQLSPQNSTLTLPPLTTAWDLFQTSAVVYKRLQLFSDWYLRALQILIHQANNPKQ